A genomic window from Mesorhizobium sp. 131-2-1 includes:
- a CDS encoding efflux RND transporter periplasmic adaptor subunit, giving the protein MSLSSSIIRRLPVAGLIVAALGLAGCSQEKVEIKEIIRPVKVVEIGGAQTTRELDYSGSVRARTEMNLGFRVAGKVTERLVNIGQHVNSGDVLARIDPTDYDLSVKSAEASLEAADRQVETVDLAKKRTEQLFTKNFASKSQLDQATLTYDQAVATRDAARSTLAQAKNQVGYTDLKAGEDGIVTAISADIGQVVGAGTPVMTVAVDGEKEVLIAVPEMDIAEFRPGKDVKAGFWSDDALTLAGKVREVAGSADPQSRTFAVRVSLPNDPRVLLGMTANIEASVASRQQMVSIPLSALAEKDGQKIVWTVDRTSDTVHQRQVKVGDFTADGVNVADGLKQGDVVVAAGTQFMTENLKVKLSGAAAQQSASADDKGDLTSSLR; this is encoded by the coding sequence GTGTCTTTGTCCAGTTCCATCATCCGCAGGCTGCCAGTCGCTGGCCTGATCGTCGCCGCCCTCGGCCTTGCCGGATGCAGCCAAGAGAAGGTCGAGATCAAGGAGATCATCCGGCCGGTCAAGGTTGTCGAGATCGGTGGTGCCCAGACCACCCGCGAGCTCGACTATTCCGGCTCGGTGCGCGCCCGTACCGAGATGAACCTTGGCTTCCGCGTCGCAGGCAAGGTCACCGAGCGCCTCGTCAATATCGGCCAGCATGTGAACTCGGGCGACGTGCTCGCCCGCATCGATCCCACCGACTATGATCTTTCGGTCAAGAGCGCCGAGGCGAGCCTCGAGGCCGCCGATCGCCAGGTCGAGACGGTCGATCTCGCCAAGAAGCGGACCGAGCAGCTCTTCACCAAGAACTTTGCATCGAAGTCGCAGCTCGACCAGGCGACGCTGACCTATGATCAGGCCGTGGCGACCCGCGATGCCGCCCGCTCGACGCTTGCACAGGCGAAGAACCAGGTCGGCTACACTGATCTCAAGGCGGGCGAGGACGGTATCGTCACCGCCATCAGCGCCGACATCGGCCAGGTGGTCGGCGCCGGCACGCCGGTGATGACAGTTGCCGTCGATGGCGAGAAGGAAGTGCTGATCGCGGTTCCCGAGATGGACATCGCCGAATTCCGGCCGGGCAAGGACGTCAAGGCGGGCTTCTGGTCCGACGATGCACTCACCCTTGCCGGCAAGGTCCGCGAAGTCGCCGGCAGCGCCGATCCGCAGTCCCGCACCTTCGCCGTCCGCGTTTCGCTGCCCAACGATCCGCGCGTGCTGCTCGGCATGACCGCAAATATCGAAGCCTCGGTGGCGAGCCGGCAGCAGATGGTGTCGATCCCGCTCAGCGCGCTGGCCGAGAAGGACGGCCAGAAGATCGTCTGGACCGTCGACCGCACCAGCGACACGGTTCATCAGCGCCAGGTCAAGGTCGGCGATTTCACCGCCGACGGCGTCAATGTCGCCGACGGGCTGAAGCAGGGCGACGTCGTGGTTGCCGCCGGCACCCAGTTCATGACCGAGAACCTCAAGGTCAAGCTCTCCGGCGCCGCGGCGCAGCAGTCCGCGTCGGCCGACGACAAAGGCGACCTCACCAGCAGCCTGCGCTGA
- a CDS encoding TetR family transcriptional regulator produces the protein MSEAANIVVDPARQENVTRILDCAERLFRHYGYGKTNVADIARELGMSPANIYRFFASKVEIHQAVCGRMLGASYKMAYEISRLPISAEERLRRYVHAQYQMTMEVMLDDQKVHEMVVVALERDWGVIDKHVDSIHDLFAEVIRQGIEAGEFREQDPVIASRCFGAATVILCHPQMVAQCLAKTNRAMPDDLIDYAIKALKK, from the coding sequence ATGTCCGAAGCCGCCAACATCGTGGTCGACCCAGCCCGCCAGGAAAATGTGACGCGCATTCTCGATTGCGCCGAGCGCCTGTTCCGGCACTACGGCTACGGCAAGACCAACGTCGCCGACATCGCCCGCGAGCTCGGCATGTCGCCGGCCAACATCTATCGCTTCTTTGCCTCCAAGGTCGAAATCCACCAGGCCGTCTGCGGCCGTATGCTCGGCGCCAGCTACAAGATGGCCTACGAGATTTCGCGCCTGCCGATCAGCGCCGAGGAGCGGCTGCGCCGCTACGTGCACGCGCAGTACCAGATGACCATGGAAGTCATGCTCGATGACCAGAAGGTCCACGAGATGGTCGTCGTCGCCCTCGAACGCGACTGGGGCGTCATCGACAAGCATGTCGACAGCATCCACGATCTGTTTGCCGAGGTGATCCGCCAGGGCATCGAAGCCGGCGAGTTCAGGGAGCAGGACCCGGTGATCGCCTCGCGCTGCTTCGGCGCCGCCACCGTCATCCTGTGCCACCCGCAGATGGTGGCGCAGTGCCTTGCCAAGACCAACCGGGCGATGCCCGACGACCTCATCGACTACGCCATCAAAGCCTTGAAGAAATAG
- a CDS encoding acyl-CoA synthetase encodes MGNPYEQDLDRNAANHQPLTPLTYLERAAKTYPDQVAIIHGSQRITYRDFWRRSLKLASALARRGIGKGDTVTVMLSNTPPMLEAHFGVPMTRAVLHSLNTRLDAAVIAFQLDHADTKVLIVDREFSGVVSQALALAKAKPLVIDYDDPDYATDAPYPKGERIGTLDYEAFVSGGGEDFAWSMPDDEWDAISLNYTSGTTGNPKGVVYHHRGAALMAYTNTIHAGMAKHAVYLWTLPMFHCNGWCFPWTLAVQAGTHVCLRWVRAKPIYDAIADHGVTHLCGAPIVMSVLINARDEDKREFAQTVTFNTAAAPPPEAVLSGMADAGFAVTHLYGLTETYGPAVVNEWHNEWDELEKGPRTAKKARQGVRYAALEGLTVMDAETMTETPADGETIGEVMFRGNIVMKGYLKNRKATDEAFAGGWFHSGDLGVMHPDGYIQLKDRSKDIIISGGENISSIEVEDALYKHAAVASCGVVAKSDDKWGEVPVAYVELKPGKSATEAEIIEHCRALLARFKVPKAVVFAEIPKTSTGKIQKFRLREMAKGT; translated from the coding sequence ATGGGCAATCCCTACGAACAGGATCTCGACAGGAACGCCGCCAACCACCAGCCGCTGACGCCGCTCACCTATCTGGAGCGGGCGGCAAAGACCTATCCCGACCAAGTCGCCATCATCCATGGCAGCCAGCGCATCACCTATCGAGACTTCTGGCGGCGCTCGCTGAAGCTCGCCTCGGCGCTGGCGAGGCGCGGCATCGGCAAGGGCGATACGGTGACGGTGATGCTGTCGAACACGCCGCCGATGCTGGAAGCGCATTTCGGCGTGCCGATGACCAGGGCGGTGCTGCATTCGCTCAACACACGGCTCGATGCCGCGGTCATTGCTTTCCAGCTCGACCACGCCGACACCAAGGTGCTGATTGTCGACCGTGAATTCTCCGGCGTGGTCAGTCAGGCGCTGGCATTGGCGAAGGCCAAGCCTTTGGTCATCGACTATGACGATCCCGACTATGCCACCGACGCTCCCTATCCGAAGGGCGAGCGGATCGGCACGCTCGACTACGAGGCTTTCGTCTCCGGCGGCGGCGAGGATTTCGCCTGGTCGATGCCCGACGACGAATGGGACGCCATCTCGCTCAACTACACGTCCGGCACGACGGGAAATCCCAAGGGCGTCGTCTACCATCATCGCGGCGCGGCCCTGATGGCCTACACCAACACCATCCATGCCGGCATGGCCAAGCACGCGGTCTATCTGTGGACGCTGCCGATGTTCCACTGCAACGGCTGGTGCTTCCCCTGGACGCTGGCCGTCCAGGCCGGCACCCATGTCTGCCTGCGCTGGGTGCGGGCGAAGCCGATCTATGACGCGATTGCCGACCACGGCGTCACCCACCTCTGCGGCGCGCCGATCGTGATGTCGGTGCTGATCAACGCCCGGGACGAGGACAAGCGCGAGTTCGCGCAGACCGTCACCTTCAACACGGCGGCCGCCCCGCCGCCGGAAGCGGTGCTCTCGGGCATGGCCGATGCCGGCTTTGCCGTCACCCATCTCTACGGCCTCACCGAGACCTACGGTCCGGCGGTTGTCAACGAATGGCACAATGAGTGGGACGAGCTCGAGAAGGGACCACGAACCGCGAAGAAGGCGCGCCAGGGCGTGCGCTATGCGGCGCTCGAGGGCCTGACGGTGATGGACGCGGAGACGATGACGGAGACACCGGCGGACGGCGAGACGATCGGCGAGGTCATGTTCCGCGGCAACATCGTCATGAAGGGCTATCTGAAGAACAGGAAGGCTACCGACGAGGCCTTTGCCGGCGGCTGGTTCCATTCCGGCGATCTCGGCGTCATGCATCCCGACGGCTACATCCAGCTCAAGGACCGCTCCAAGGACATCATCATCTCCGGCGGCGAGAACATCTCCTCCATCGAGGTCGAGGATGCGCTCTACAAGCATGCCGCCGTCGCCTCCTGCGGTGTCGTCGCGAAGTCCGATGACAAATGGGGCGAAGTGCCGGTCGCCTATGTCGAGCTGAAACCCGGCAAGAGCGCGACCGAGGCCGAGATCATCGAGCACTGCCGCGCGCTGCTCGCCCGCTTCAAGGTGCCGAAAGCGGTGGTGTTCGCCGAGATTCCGAAGACCTCGACGGGGAAGATCCAGAAATTCAGGCTGCGGGAGATGGCGAAGGGGACGTAG
- a CDS encoding sugar-binding transcriptional regulator encodes MAIRPAEQLIHKAAWLYYAHGLRQDEVATQLKISRASVAMYLRKARETGIVNISTSTQLFTDDVMARKLEDALELDAVWIAPENAYVVDPSTDIAVLAAGVFLELVNKGDRIGVAWGRTVYTIADIMSFADLQDVTVVQLCGNLGAPYSYRPDQCTMEIARRLNAKGLNFYAPLVLSTEELARALRAEPVIREQLAGISDCNLALFSVGTVDADSHVVKCGALTVNEMAALRKEGAAGVIAGQIIDAGGKALDCSYNRRVISAELASLGAIEKRLMVVQEDSKFEPLLAALAGRLCTHLVVGARMAQRLLEHAGAVTQKAS; translated from the coding sequence ATGGCGATCCGACCGGCAGAACAGCTTATCCATAAGGCCGCCTGGCTTTACTACGCGCACGGCCTGCGCCAGGACGAGGTCGCGACCCAGCTCAAGATTTCACGCGCTTCGGTCGCCATGTATCTGCGCAAGGCGCGCGAGACTGGCATCGTCAACATCTCGACCTCGACGCAGTTGTTCACCGACGACGTCATGGCGCGCAAGTTGGAAGATGCGCTGGAGCTCGACGCCGTCTGGATCGCGCCGGAGAATGCCTATGTCGTCGACCCGTCGACCGACATCGCCGTGCTGGCGGCCGGCGTCTTTCTCGAGCTGGTGAACAAGGGCGATCGCATCGGCGTCGCCTGGGGCCGTACCGTCTACACCATCGCCGACATCATGTCGTTCGCCGACCTGCAGGATGTGACGGTGGTGCAGCTCTGCGGCAATCTCGGCGCCCCCTACTCCTACCGGCCCGACCAGTGCACGATGGAGATCGCCCGGCGCCTCAACGCCAAAGGGCTGAACTTCTACGCACCGCTGGTGCTGTCGACGGAAGAGCTGGCGCGCGCCCTGCGCGCCGAGCCGGTGATCCGCGAGCAATTGGCCGGCATCAGCGATTGCAACCTCGCGCTCTTTTCCGTCGGCACCGTCGACGCCGACAGCCATGTCGTCAAATGCGGCGCGCTGACGGTCAATGAAATGGCAGCGCTGCGCAAGGAGGGGGCGGCCGGCGTCATTGCCGGGCAGATCATCGACGCCGGCGGCAAGGCGCTCGACTGCAGCTACAACCGCAGGGTCATCTCCGCCGAGCTCGCCTCGCTCGGTGCCATCGAAAAACGTCTGATGGTCGTGCAGGAGGACAGCAAGTTCGAGCCGCTGCTCGCGGCACTCGCCGGAAGGCTTTGCACGCATCTGGTGGTCGGCGCGCGCATGGCGCAGCGGCTGCTGGAACATGCCGGAGCGGTGACCCAAAAAGCTTCCTAG
- a CDS encoding bifunctional aldolase/short-chain dehydrogenase translates to MKNLWNDGDAEKMVADYAKKGVARDLALRVYTTRLLGGEPRLVLHGGGNTSCKTKATDLVGDEWDVLCVKGSGWDMAVIEPQGLPAVKMGALLKARALERLADEDMVALQRANLIDPASPNPSVETLLHAFLPHKFVDHTHSTAILAIVDQEDSEPLVRKVFGAKMGYVPYIMPGFDLAKAAGDVFDADPSVEGLILDKHGIFTFGDDARQAYDRMIHYVTVAEEYVAKNGKPKTAKAALPAKLAKPGDIAPALRGAVAVARGEGRFDRMISDFRTSDAIVDFINSAGIADYAGRGVSTPDLSIRIKTGPMAVPAPDADRIGDYKAVIRSHVETFAKDYRAYFETNDALDDVKRTMLDPMPRLTLVPGLGMFGHGRTLKDAKIASDVGEMWIEAVRGAEAIGHFHPLSKADLFPLEYWSLEQAKLASNKPKPLTGQVVLVTGGAGAIGAATAKLFADNGAHAVIVDLDPAKAAEAAKKAGNGSIGVGADITNPAELRAAFDRAVTVYGGLDILVSNAGAAWEGRIGELDDATLRKSFELNFFAHQSAAQNAVRIMLEQGTGGVLLFNTSKQAINPGPKFGAYGIPKAATLFLSRQYALDYGAHGIRSNAVNADRIRSGLLTDAMIASRSGARGVSEKDYMSGNLLGQEVTAEDVAQAFLHQALADRTTADVTTVDGGNIAAALR, encoded by the coding sequence ATGAAGAATTTGTGGAATGACGGCGACGCCGAAAAGATGGTTGCCGACTATGCGAAGAAGGGCGTCGCCCGCGACCTGGCGCTGCGCGTCTACACGACGCGCCTGCTTGGCGGCGAGCCGCGGCTGGTGCTGCATGGCGGCGGCAACACCTCGTGCAAGACCAAGGCCACCGATCTCGTCGGCGACGAATGGGATGTGCTCTGCGTCAAGGGCAGCGGCTGGGACATGGCCGTCATCGAGCCGCAAGGCCTGCCGGCGGTGAAGATGGGCGCGCTCCTCAAGGCGCGCGCGCTGGAGAGGCTCGCCGACGAGGACATGGTGGCGCTGCAGCGCGCCAACCTCATCGACCCCGCCTCCCCCAATCCGTCGGTCGAAACGTTGCTGCACGCCTTCCTGCCGCACAAATTCGTCGACCACACGCATTCGACCGCCATCCTCGCCATCGTCGACCAGGAGGACAGCGAGCCGCTGGTGAGAAAAGTATTCGGCGCGAAGATGGGCTACGTGCCCTACATCATGCCGGGCTTCGACCTGGCTAAGGCGGCGGGCGACGTCTTCGATGCCGACCCCAGCGTCGAGGGCCTGATCCTCGACAAGCACGGCATCTTCACCTTCGGCGACGATGCCAGGCAGGCCTACGACCGGATGATCCACTATGTGACCGTCGCCGAGGAGTATGTCGCGAAGAACGGCAAGCCAAAGACGGCCAAGGCGGCGCTACCGGCCAAGCTCGCCAAGCCTGGCGACATCGCACCGGCGCTGCGCGGCGCGGTGGCCGTGGCGCGCGGCGAAGGCCGCTTCGACCGCATGATCAGCGACTTCCGCACCTCCGACGCGATCGTCGATTTCATCAACTCGGCCGGGATCGCCGACTATGCCGGCCGCGGCGTCTCGACGCCGGATCTCTCGATCCGCATCAAGACCGGGCCGATGGCGGTGCCGGCACCGGACGCCGACAGGATCGGCGACTACAAGGCCGTCATCCGCAGCCATGTCGAGACCTTCGCCAAGGATTATCGCGCCTATTTCGAGACCAATGACGCGCTGGACGACGTCAAGCGCACCATGCTCGATCCGATGCCGCGCCTGACGCTGGTGCCTGGCCTCGGCATGTTCGGGCACGGCCGCACGCTGAAGGACGCCAAGATCGCCTCCGACGTCGGCGAGATGTGGATCGAGGCGGTGCGCGGCGCCGAGGCCATCGGCCATTTCCACCCGCTGTCCAAGGCCGACCTCTTCCCGCTCGAATACTGGTCGCTGGAACAGGCCAAGCTTGCCTCCAACAAGCCGAAGCCGCTGACCGGCCAGGTGGTGCTGGTGACCGGCGGCGCCGGCGCGATCGGCGCGGCGACGGCGAAACTGTTCGCTGACAATGGCGCGCATGCCGTCATCGTCGACCTCGATCCGGCCAAGGCAGCGGAAGCGGCCAAGAAGGCCGGCAACGGCTCGATCGGCGTCGGCGCCGACATCACCAATCCGGCCGAGTTGCGCGCCGCATTCGACAGAGCGGTCACCGTCTATGGCGGCCTCGACATCCTCGTCTCCAATGCCGGCGCGGCCTGGGAAGGCCGCATCGGCGAGCTCGACGACGCTACTTTGCGCAAGAGCTTCGAACTCAACTTCTTCGCCCACCAGTCGGCGGCGCAGAACGCGGTGCGCATCATGCTGGAACAAGGCACCGGCGGCGTGCTTTTGTTCAACACCTCCAAGCAGGCGATCAACCCAGGTCCGAAATTCGGCGCTTACGGCATCCCGAAGGCGGCGACGCTGTTCCTGTCCAGGCAGTATGCGCTGGACTACGGCGCGCACGGCATCCGCTCGAACGCGGTCAATGCCGACCGCATCCGCTCCGGGCTTCTGACCGACGCCATGATCGCCAGCCGCTCGGGCGCGCGCGGCGTGTCGGAGAAGGATTACATGTCCGGCAATCTGCTCGGCCAGGAGGTGACGGCCGAGGACGTGGCGCAGGCCTTCCTGCACCAGGCGCTGGCCGACCGCACCACCGCCGACGTGACGACCGTCGACGGCGGCAACATCGCCGCGGCGCTGCGCTAG
- a CDS encoding D-alanine--D-alanine ligase family protein yields MAAKKLRIAVLYGGRSAEHEVSVLSATNVMRALEPAKYDALPVFVTRDGRWLLSRFEDGTLAAPSGGTEISLVPGGHGRMLAIPAEGTPYALPSIDILFPVLHGLHGEDGAVQGLAEVAQVPLAGCGILGSATALDKDIAKRLLKAAGLPVARSVTIHEGVAPSLAALQDQLGLPLFIKPARQGSSVGVAKVNASQEFDRALAEAFLHDRKLLAEEFVRGREIEFSVLEDPAGGLFVSRPGEIVPAESHGFYNYNAKYIDENGAALIVPAELPPQIEEAMRDMAAKAFRAVGCDGMARVDFFLLPDMTFLINELNTIPGFTDISMYAKAMAASGVSYPEVIDRLVAHGLARAGRSV; encoded by the coding sequence GTGGCCGCGAAAAAATTGCGTATTGCCGTGCTCTATGGCGGTCGTTCCGCCGAGCATGAGGTGTCGGTGCTTTCGGCGACCAATGTCATGCGTGCATTGGAGCCGGCGAAATACGACGCCCTCCCTGTCTTCGTCACCCGCGACGGACGATGGCTGCTCAGCCGCTTCGAGGACGGCACGCTGGCGGCGCCTTCCGGCGGCACGGAGATCTCCCTGGTGCCGGGCGGACATGGACGGATGCTGGCGATCCCGGCCGAGGGCACCCCCTACGCGTTGCCCAGTATCGATATTCTGTTTCCCGTCCTGCACGGCCTGCATGGCGAGGACGGCGCGGTGCAGGGGCTGGCGGAAGTGGCGCAGGTGCCGCTCGCCGGCTGCGGCATCCTCGGGTCGGCGACAGCGCTCGACAAGGACATCGCCAAGCGGCTTCTGAAGGCGGCGGGACTGCCCGTCGCCCGCTCGGTGACGATCCATGAGGGTGTGGCGCCTTCCCTCGCCGCGCTGCAAGATCAGCTTGGCCTGCCGCTCTTCATCAAGCCGGCGCGGCAAGGCTCGTCAGTCGGAGTCGCAAAGGTCAATGCCAGCCAGGAATTCGATCGAGCGCTTGCGGAAGCCTTCCTGCACGATCGCAAGCTGTTGGCGGAGGAATTCGTCCGTGGCCGCGAGATTGAGTTTAGCGTGCTGGAGGATCCCGCGGGCGGACTCTTCGTCTCGCGGCCGGGCGAGATCGTGCCGGCGGAAAGCCACGGCTTCTACAACTACAATGCCAAATATATCGACGAGAATGGCGCGGCATTGATCGTGCCGGCCGAACTGCCGCCTCAGATCGAGGAAGCCATGCGTGACATGGCCGCAAAGGCCTTCAGGGCCGTCGGTTGTGACGGCATGGCGCGTGTCGACTTTTTCCTGTTGCCGGACATGACGTTCCTCATCAACGAGCTCAACACCATTCCCGGCTTCACCGACATCAGCATGTATGCCAAGGCGATGGCGGCAAGCGGCGTCAGCTACCCGGAAGTCATCGACAGGCTGGTGGCGCATGGGCTGGCGCGCGCCGGCCGCTCGGTCTGA
- a CDS encoding substrate-binding domain-containing protein has protein sequence MNITRRLLGKMALGLAGATMLMQAPALAADKPAPLDKPGVKIALVRYLSTGDFFQAYLSGVEAQAKALGVDLRVLDSRQDAALQADMVDQAIALGVQGIIIQHGLTESMKDAAQRAVDAGIKVVAFDVNVENPKIPQIEQSDRDLARLALEQAVTDNGDSWKAGYVYVAGIAPLDRRNETWVDVKKKHSGISEVAMFGTLDNPIANSVANQARSVLSAHPDIKVMFAPYDEFAKGVKIAVDEAGLNKDIKIYSADISTSDISAMREPDSAWAATAATNPAVVGQVSVRALAQLLAGEDPGHNVIVPPTLITQKELVDKDIKNMEDLSAKLPQFAHADVAMPAWMPNPNAK, from the coding sequence ATGAACATCACAAGAAGACTTCTAGGAAAAATGGCGCTAGGGCTTGCCGGCGCCACGATGCTGATGCAGGCCCCGGCGCTTGCCGCCGACAAGCCGGCGCCCTTGGACAAGCCTGGCGTCAAGATCGCGCTGGTGCGCTATCTGTCGACCGGCGACTTCTTCCAGGCCTATCTCTCCGGCGTCGAAGCGCAGGCCAAGGCGCTCGGCGTCGACCTGCGCGTGCTCGACAGCCGCCAGGACGCGGCCCTTCAGGCCGACATGGTCGACCAGGCCATCGCGCTCGGCGTTCAGGGCATCATCATCCAGCACGGCCTGACGGAATCGATGAAGGACGCAGCCCAGCGCGCGGTCGACGCCGGCATCAAGGTCGTCGCCTTCGACGTCAATGTCGAGAACCCGAAGATCCCGCAGATCGAGCAGTCCGACCGCGACCTTGCGCGGCTGGCGCTGGAGCAGGCGGTCACGGATAATGGCGACAGCTGGAAGGCCGGCTATGTCTATGTCGCCGGCATCGCGCCGCTCGACCGCCGCAACGAGACCTGGGTCGACGTCAAGAAGAAGCATTCGGGCATCAGCGAGGTCGCCATGTTCGGCACGCTCGACAACCCGATCGCCAACTCCGTCGCCAACCAGGCGCGTTCGGTGCTGTCGGCCCATCCCGATATCAAGGTGATGTTCGCGCCCTATGACGAGTTCGCCAAGGGCGTGAAGATCGCGGTCGACGAGGCGGGGCTGAACAAGGACATCAAGATCTATTCGGCCGACATCTCGACCTCGGACATCTCCGCGATGCGCGAGCCGGACAGCGCCTGGGCCGCCACCGCCGCCACCAACCCGGCCGTCGTCGGCCAGGTCTCGGTGCGCGCGCTGGCGCAGCTATTGGCCGGCGAGGATCCCGGCCACAACGTCATCGTGCCGCCGACGCTGATCACCCAGAAGGAGCTTGTCGACAAGGATATCAAGAACATGGAGGACCTGTCGGCCAAGCTGCCGCAGTTCGCCCATGCCGATGTCGCGATGCCCGCCTGGATGCCGAACCCGAACGCCAAGTGA
- a CDS encoding ABC transporter permease, which yields MMVRDHAIRYGFIVLLFGLIAYFAVAADGFVSPQSAVFIFQSVAITGVLALGVTATLVVGGFDLSIGSVATSAMMAAAYVMVVLEQNAVVAVVVCLLIGAVVGLINGWLIVYMRVPDLLATLGMMFLLVGLQRIPTEGRSIATGMTMPDGSVANGKFGEAFLALGRHRFDFFVPNLVPVSVVVLIVLALLIWFFLEYTRFGRMMYAVGSNERAAELAGAPVKAYKIWAYVISGVFASIGGILLAARLGRGDIASGNNLLLDAVAAALIGYAVLGAAKPNAFGTAVGAVFVGVLLQGLTMMNAPYYTQDFVKGGVLVVALVFTFALSGRGRK from the coding sequence ATGATGGTGCGTGACCATGCCATCCGCTACGGCTTCATCGTCCTTCTGTTCGGCCTGATCGCCTATTTCGCGGTCGCCGCCGACGGCTTCGTCTCTCCGCAGAGCGCGGTCTTCATCTTCCAGTCGGTCGCCATCACCGGCGTGCTGGCGCTTGGCGTCACCGCCACTTTGGTCGTCGGCGGCTTCGACCTGTCGATCGGCTCGGTCGCCACCAGCGCCATGATGGCGGCCGCCTATGTCATGGTGGTGCTGGAGCAGAACGCTGTCGTCGCGGTCGTCGTCTGCCTGCTCATCGGCGCCGTCGTCGGGCTGATCAATGGCTGGCTGATCGTCTACATGCGGGTGCCGGACCTGCTCGCCACGCTCGGCATGATGTTCCTGCTCGTCGGCCTGCAGCGCATCCCGACCGAAGGCCGCTCGATCGCCACCGGCATGACCATGCCCGACGGCTCGGTCGCCAACGGCAAGTTCGGCGAGGCCTTCCTGGCGCTCGGCCGCCATCGCTTCGATTTCTTCGTGCCCAACCTCGTTCCGGTGTCGGTCGTGGTGCTGATCGTGCTGGCGCTGCTGATCTGGTTCTTCCTCGAATACACGCGCTTTGGCCGCATGATGTATGCGGTCGGCAGCAACGAGCGCGCCGCCGAGCTCGCCGGCGCGCCGGTCAAGGCCTACAAGATCTGGGCCTATGTCATTTCGGGCGTCTTTGCCTCGATCGGCGGCATCCTGCTCGCCGCCCGGCTCGGCCGCGGCGACATCGCCTCCGGCAACAATCTGCTGCTCGACGCGGTGGCGGCAGCCCTCATCGGCTACGCGGTGCTTGGCGCGGCCAAGCCCAACGCCTTCGGCACGGCCGTCGGCGCCGTGTTCGTCGGCGTGCTGCTGCAGGGCCTGACGATGATGAACGCGCCCTACTACACGCAGGATTTCGTCAAGGGCGGGGTTCTCGTCGTCGCCCTTGTCTTCACCTTCGCCCTTTCCGGCAGGGGCAGGAAATAG